The Skermanella rosea sequence CGGCGCCTGCGGGGCTCGGCCGGAGCCGCAGGCTGCCGGCATGGCGCTGGGGATGGGTGTGGCGGAGGTCCAGCTCGACCGCCAAGTCGCCGATCTCGGTCCCGCGGATCGAGAAGGCATGGGGATCCTCCTCCAGCGGCAGGCCGCCCAGCCGGACGGCCAGGACCCGCGCCGCCTCGGCGACTCCGATGCCCATGAACTCGATCTCGACGCCCACCTGCCGCACCGTGCCGCCCGCGGTGCGGGCGGTCGGCAGGGCTTCGAAGCGGGACCCGAAGGCGGAGTCCGGTATCAGTCCGTCGCGGCGCACTGGCGGCTCGCCTCCGCATGGCAGGCGACCAGCCGGCTGGTCAGCTCGTCTTCCGGCACCGGGCAACCGGCCTGCTCCAGGTCCGCGCGCACCTTGCGCAGCACGTCCTCGTGCCCCGGCTCGTCGCGGTCGACCTTGACGACGGACCGCGCGTAGGTCTCCAGCTCGGTGCCGGTGAGGGACAGCCTGCGGCCGGCCCAGAGACCGAGCAACAGGTTGCGCCGGGCGGTCACGTAACCCTCGGTCGCGTCGAACGGACAGGGAGCCTCGAGCTCCGGGACGGTATGCTTGTGGTGGGAGGCGGGCATCGGTTGTCTCCTCGCGAGAAAGGGCTGACGGTGACCTGCAGCCTGCGGTTTCTGAGAAGGAACCATGTCTTGAACCCTCCAGATGCACGGCGTGCAGGTGGAGAGGTCCGACATCGCGGCGCTCGCTGGAGCTGCCGCCAGAGGGGCCCGGACCCCCGATACGAATTACGTGGGGGTGGCGGTGCGGTACTTCAATCCTCGGGCGGGGCGCTGTCGCCGGGACATCCGTGCGACGCCGATATCACCGGCTTGCCACAGGGGGACGGCATATCCAGAGATGTAACTCGCTGCCTGTACCGGGACTAAGCGCCGGCAGCCGGATGTTCACCGGGTGACCGGCCGTACGTGGAAACCATAGAGGGTGATCGGGGAATGCCTGTCGTGACCG is a genomic window containing:
- a CDS encoding DUF1476 domain-containing protein — its product is MPASHHKHTVPELEAPCPFDATEGYVTARRNLLLGLWAGRRLSLTGTELETYARSVVKVDRDEPGHEDVLRKVRADLEQAGCPVPEDELTSRLVACHAEASRQCAATD